A region from the Brassica napus cultivar Da-Ae chromosome C8, Da-Ae, whole genome shotgun sequence genome encodes:
- the LOC106415054 gene encoding uncharacterized protein At4g04775-like, with product MSNESGNSSGASSARARGRVVGVPKRCWCGELVVSLMSKSTANPYRRYFRCAFAAEKMLSNDNHTYKWVDEALLDEVEALSFRIGKVEQTILAERGEEERKKFEELELKLETEICSRMEDVVSEAKCEVKKALVLVVLGCLTMVVLSKDDDSKYVKKFQLF from the exons ATGAGCAATGAATCTGGAAATTCGAGTGGAGCCAGTAGTGCGCGAGCAAGAGGTCGCGTTGTTGGTGTGCCGAAGAGATGTTGGTGTGGAGAATTGGTtgtctccttgatgtcaaagtcgACCGCAAATCCTTACAGAAGATACTTCCGGTGTGCTTTTGCGGCGGAGAAAATG TTGAGTAATGATAATCACACTTATAAATGGGTTGATGAGGCGTTGTTGGATGAGGTTGAAGCATTGTCATTTAGGATAGGGAAAGTTGAACAAACAATTCTTGCTGAGCGTGGTgaagaagagaggaagaagTTTGAAGAGCTTGAATTGAAGTTGGAGACTGAGATTTGTTCAAGAATGGAAGATGTTGTGAGTGAAGCCAAATGCGAGGTGAAGAAAGCGCTTGTGCTTGTTGTTTTAGGATGTTTGACCATGGTTGTGTTGTCTAAG gaTGATGATTCCAAGTATGTTAAAAAGTTTCAGTTGTTTTAA
- the LOC106411709 gene encoding uncharacterized protein LOC106411709, which produces MECNRDEALRAKEIAESKFKMRDFAGAKKFALKAQSLFPEMEGLSQMLSTFHVFIAAETKVNGEVDWYGILDANPRDDNETLKKKYRKLALMLHPDKNSSLGADGAFKHVSEAWKFLSDKEKRAAYDRKKSLYTMYNKVSVSSSNSGFCNFANASFASNVRPPQPPPPPPTQKKNNPPPTQKSNPQKPAQKTGQSDHHHTTAADTFWTVCRRCMTQYEYLRTYANCNLLCPNCLQSFSAVQVRKPGMLSHWSRLNSAKPKSADAAIPGVFNNSKWAFSRTSSAAHAACMVQKVYEKVKKDREEAEATDKRGRKNAKRKCTTTDSSLKKRKVIGETETGVSGGRKVVYYAVAGENGRNMGKLHVTRERASPRLKKKISKEAVTREVKSR; this is translated from the coding sequence ATGGAGTGCAACCGAGACGAGGCCTTAAGGGCCAAAGAAATCGCAGAGAGCAAGTTCAAAATGAGAGACTTTGCAGGAGCCAAGAAATTCGCCTTGAAAGCTCAATCTCTCTTCCCAGAGATGGAAGGCCTTTCTCAGATGCTATCCACTTTCCATGTCTTCATCGCTGCTGAGACCAAAGTGAACGGGGAAGTCGACTGGTACGGGATACTCGACGCCAATCCGCGTGATGACAACGAGACGCTGAAGAAAAAGTACAGGAAGCTCGCTCTTATGCTTCACCCCGACAAAAACAGCTCTCTTGGAGCCGATGGAGCTTTCAAGCATGTCTCCGAAGCTTGGAAGTTCTTGTCTGATAAGGAGAAGAGAGCGGCTTATGATCGTAAGAAGAGTTTGTACACTATGTATAACAAGGTTTCAGTCTCTTCTTCTAACAGCGGCTTCTGCAATTTCGCCAACGCTAGTTTTGCTTCAAACGTTAGGCCGCCGcagccgccgccgccgccgccaaCGCAGAAGAAGAACAATCCTCCACCCACCCAAAAGAGCAATCCTCAGAAGCCAGCACAGAAAACAGGACAGAGTGATCATCATCATACAACTGCAGCTGATACTTTCTGGACAGTCTGTAGGAGATGCATGACGCAGTACGAGTATCTTAGGACATATGCCAACTGTAACCTTCTCTGTCCTAACTGTCTACAGTCGTTTTCAGCGGTACAAGTCCGTAAACCGGGTATGTTAAGCCACTGGAGCCGTCTCAACAGTGCAAAGCCAAAGTCAGCTGATGCTGCTATTCCAGGTGTATTCAACAACTCCAAGTGGGCATTCTCAAGAACCAGCAGTGCAGCTCATGCTGCGTGTATGGTTCAAAAGGTTTATGAGAAGGTGAAGAAAGATCGTGAGGAGGCAGAAGCAACTGATAAAAGAGGAAGGAAGAATGCCAAAAGGAAGTGCACTACTACTGATTCGTCTCTTAAAAAAAGGAAGGTAATAGGAGAAACCGAGACAGGTGTCTCCGGTGGAAGAAAGGTCGTTTACTATGCGGTTGCTGGTGAAAACGGAAGGAACATGGGAAAGTTACATGTAACGAGAGAGAGAGCATCTCCCAGACTCAAGAAAAAGATTAGCAAGGAGGCTGTAACAAGGGAGGTCAAGTCGCGTTAG